One window from the genome of Desulfovibrio legallii encodes:
- the dxs gene encoding 1-deoxy-D-xylulose-5-phosphate synthase, translating to MADALHLDDIASPAQLCGLDDAELTRLAAEVRERIIDVVSHNGGHLAPSLGVVELTLALFATFNLDKDKLIWDVGHQAYAHKLLTGRARQFHTLRRLGGISGFPRPTESPYDHFGVGHSSTSISAALGMALARDLAGLRHHVLAVIGDGSLTAGEALEGLNLAGHMGRRLIVVLNDNEMSISPNVGALSLFLSRTLSRRWVRQTRREVLRFLRSIPRIGQKLAVYAQRGEWSFKSFFTPGMLFEALRFTYIGPVDGHDIPALRRHLQMAAAIEDGPVLLHVRTQKGKGYAPAEQNPTLYHGVGLFTPETGKPVASKTTVPSFTAVFSKTLVDLAERDDKIIAITAAMPEGTGTDRFRARFPQRFVDVGICEQHAVTFAAGLASQGFKPVLAVYSTFLQRGYDQVVHDVCIQSLPVTFCLDRAGLVGEDGATHHGAFDIAYLRHIPNMRLLAPRDEDMLRHALRTALDLRAPCALRYPRGAGFGVPFTGEPRLLTPGRGEVLQEGEGLAVIAAGSRVHPALEAAAQVEQAQGVRPLVFDPIWLKPLPEEQLADIARRFDRILLVEEGVLAGGFSSAVLEYWNDAGLLRGQRIKRVGLPDAFVEHGNQLRLREMVGLCSGNLAAEMLELLRAQL from the coding sequence ATGGCGGACGCACTCCATCTGGACGACATCGCTTCCCCGGCGCAGCTCTGCGGCCTGGACGACGCCGAGCTGACCCGCCTGGCCGCCGAAGTGCGGGAACGCATCATTGACGTGGTTTCCCACAACGGCGGGCACCTGGCGCCCTCCCTGGGCGTGGTGGAGCTGACCCTGGCCCTCTTTGCCACCTTCAACCTGGATAAAGACAAACTCATCTGGGACGTGGGCCACCAGGCCTACGCCCACAAGCTGCTCACAGGCCGGGCCAGGCAATTTCACACCCTGCGCAGGCTGGGGGGCATTTCCGGCTTTCCCCGCCCGACGGAAAGCCCCTACGACCACTTCGGCGTGGGGCACTCCTCCACGTCCATTTCCGCAGCTCTGGGCATGGCCCTGGCGCGGGATCTGGCCGGGCTCCGGCACCATGTGCTGGCCGTCATCGGCGACGGCTCGCTCACGGCCGGCGAGGCCCTGGAGGGCCTCAACCTGGCCGGGCACATGGGGCGGCGGCTCATTGTGGTTCTCAACGACAATGAGATGTCCATTTCGCCCAACGTGGGGGCGCTTTCCCTGTTTCTCAGCCGCACGCTCTCCCGCCGCTGGGTGCGCCAGACCCGGCGCGAAGTGCTCAGATTCCTGCGCTCCATCCCGCGCATTGGGCAGAAGCTGGCCGTATACGCCCAGCGCGGCGAATGGAGCTTCAAGTCGTTCTTTACGCCGGGCATGCTCTTCGAGGCCCTGCGCTTCACCTACATCGGCCCGGTGGACGGGCACGATATCCCGGCCTTGCGGCGGCACCTGCAGATGGCCGCGGCCATTGAAGACGGCCCGGTGCTGCTGCACGTGCGCACCCAAAAGGGCAAAGGCTACGCCCCGGCGGAGCAAAACCCCACCCTCTATCACGGCGTAGGCCTCTTTACGCCGGAAACGGGCAAGCCCGTGGCCAGCAAAACCACCGTGCCCTCGTTTACCGCCGTCTTCAGCAAGACTCTGGTGGACCTGGCCGAGCGCGACGACAAGATCATCGCCATCACGGCGGCCATGCCCGAAGGCACGGGCACGGACCGCTTTCGGGCGCGCTTTCCCCAACGCTTTGTGGATGTGGGCATCTGCGAGCAGCACGCCGTTACCTTTGCGGCCGGGCTGGCCAGTCAGGGCTTCAAACCCGTGCTGGCCGTCTACTCCACCTTCCTGCAGCGCGGCTACGATCAGGTGGTGCACGACGTCTGCATCCAGAGCCTGCCCGTGACCTTCTGCCTGGACCGCGCCGGCCTGGTGGGCGAGGACGGCGCTACGCACCACGGGGCCTTTGACATCGCCTACCTGCGCCATATTCCTAACATGCGTCTGCTGGCCCCGCGCGACGAGGACATGCTGCGCCACGCCCTGCGCACAGCCCTGGACCTGCGCGCGCCCTGCGCCCTGCGCTACCCGCGCGGCGCGGGCTTCGGCGTGCCCTTTACGGGCGAACCCCGCCTGCTCACCCCCGGCAGGGGCGAAGTGCTGCAGGAGGGGGAAGGCCTGGCCGTCATTGCGGCGGGCAGCCGCGTCCACCCCGCCCTGGAGGCCGCCGCCCAGGTGGAGCAGGCGCAGGGGGTGCGGCCGCTGGTCTTTGACCCCATCTGGCTCAAACCCCTGCCGGAAGAGCAGCTGGCCGACATAGCCCGCCGCTTTGACCGCATCCTGCTGGTGGAGGAAGGCGTGCTGGCCGGGGGCTTCAGCTCCGCCGTGCTGGAATACTGGAACGACGCCGGGCTGTTGCGCGGCCAGCGCATCAAGCGCGTGGGCCTGCCCGACGCCTTTGTGGAACACGGCAACCAGCTGCGCCTGCGCGAAATGGTCGGCCTGTGCAGCGGCAACCTGGCGGCGGAAATGCTGGAGCTGCTGCGCGCCCAGCTGTAG